In one Thermodesulfobium acidiphilum genomic region, the following are encoded:
- the rpsU gene encoding 30S ribosomal protein S21, with protein MPEIRINKDESIDSALKRFNKVVQQEGILSEVRKREFYESPSVKKKKKRAEAAKKRKKR; from the coding sequence TTGCCAGAAATTCGTATTAACAAAGATGAATCAATAGACAGTGCTCTGAAACGTTTTAACAAGGTGGTACAACAGGAAGGAATTCTTTCTGAGGTTAGAAAGAGAGAATTCTACGAAAGTCCTAGCGTAAAGAAAAAGAAAAAGAGGGCTGAGGCAGCAAAAAAGAGAAAAAAAAGATAA
- a CDS encoding glycosyltransferase family 9 protein codes for MQVRGKTKILVIFGYPGIGDILLASPVLRAIYGYYNDVEFTLFARKIPSLSSVFNIIPHCERVVFYDKNREHKSNLSFFRLCVSLRKEKFDLAVVLHHSPRNSIVSFLSNAKNRIGFDYGINKIFLTKHIAPNEDQNIIYYYADILKTIGIKEFDPKPWIIKQNVKKVKNRIVFSIGSSWYRKEWPPENFAFLANMLYKAGYEIILVGSEKDIEKANIIKSNSIVTNMVNKTKDLLDLCKIIESSNLLICPDTASLHIARGLGTKTISLFGPTSPLIYGPLPEEKADHKTIYSNLPCSNKCIDRECSDNLCMKRITPDEVYKKAIKALSSNQ; via the coding sequence ATGCAAGTAAGAGGGAAAACAAAGATTCTTGTCATATTCGGATATCCTGGTATTGGTGATATATTACTAGCCTCACCAGTATTAAGAGCAATATATGGTTATTATAATGATGTAGAATTTACTCTTTTCGCAAGAAAAATCCCATCTCTTTCCAGTGTTTTCAACATTATCCCTCATTGTGAAAGGGTTGTTTTCTATGACAAAAATAGAGAACACAAAAGTAATTTATCCTTCTTTAGGTTATGCGTATCTCTTAGAAAAGAAAAATTTGACCTCGCCGTAGTCTTGCATCATTCTCCAAGAAATTCTATAGTATCTTTCCTTTCGAACGCAAAAAATAGAATAGGATTTGATTACGGAATAAACAAAATCTTCTTAACTAAACATATAGCACCAAACGAGGACCAAAATATTATTTACTACTATGCTGATATCTTGAAAACTATAGGAATAAAAGAGTTTGACCCAAAGCCATGGATTATAAAACAAAATGTAAAAAAAGTAAAAAATAGAATAGTTTTTTCAATTGGTTCTAGCTGGTATCGCAAAGAATGGCCGCCTGAAAATTTTGCTTTTCTAGCAAATATGCTTTACAAAGCAGGTTATGAAATAATTTTGGTGGGATCAGAAAAAGATATAGAAAAAGCAAACATTATTAAATCAAATTCAATAGTTACTAATATGGTTAACAAGACAAAAGACCTTCTAGATCTTTGTAAGATAATAGAGAGTTCAAATCTTTTAATTTGTCCCGATACAGCAAGTCTTCATATTGCTAGAGGACTTGGCACAAAAACTATCAGCCTTTTTGGGCCAACTTCTCCACTAATATACGGTCCTCTTCCAGAAGAAAAAGCAGATCACAAAACAATATATAGCAACCTTCCATGTTCTAATAAATGCATTGACAGAGAATGCTCAGACAACTTATGTATGAAAAGAATTACTCCAGATGAGGTTTATAAAAAAGCAATAAAAGCTCTCTCTTCTAATCAGTAA
- a CDS encoding histidine triad nucleotide-binding protein, whose protein sequence is MENCVFCLIAEKKLDSQIIYEDDISLAFKDINPVAPFHVLVIPKKHIRSLGDVEDFNLVSHLLYVCNLVAQKEGLTKGYRVVTNVGDDGGQTVFHLHFHVIGGRPMDWPPG, encoded by the coding sequence CTGGAAAACTGTGTATTTTGTCTTATAGCAGAAAAAAAGCTTGATTCTCAGATAATATATGAGGATGATATTTCTTTAGCTTTTAAGGATATCAATCCGGTAGCTCCTTTTCATGTTCTTGTAATACCAAAGAAGCATATAAGGAGTTTAGGAGATGTTGAAGATTTCAATCTGGTCTCTCATTTATTGTATGTTTGTAATCTGGTTGCTCAAAAAGAAGGGCTGACGAAGGGATACAGAGTGGTGACAAATGTTGGAGATGATGGAGGTCAGACCGTATTTCATCTTCATTTTCATGTGATAGGCGGTAGGCCTATGGATTGGCCACCGGGATGA